A segment of the Gossypium hirsutum isolate 1008001.06 chromosome D10, Gossypium_hirsutum_v2.1, whole genome shotgun sequence genome:
GCCTCATGGCAAAAATTAACTCCCAAGGACTGTAATCTGTGGGGTTGGGAGCTTCAATATAATGTAACCGTGAGACAGTTGAAGGGCAAGAATGCTGCGTTGCGCCTTGCGTTTGCTGAAGGTACTTTagattatatatgtgtatgtagtGAGCAGAATACTATGTGTTAATTGAATCGTTTGGTACCCATTGATTGATCTATATAAATGTCAGGATTTGAACCCCAAACTTAGCTTTTATTACGGGAACCGGATCAATTTAGGCTCGGATAAGCTTAATGTGTTCAGAACCAGATAAGAACATAATATATGGGAACACTTTGGCCATACGAGGCTAATGCTTATATGATTCGCATTACAGACTACATGCACTGTTAGTTGAATAGCTTTATGATGTATTAATCTATAAAATCTGGGTGTCATATTATGAGTTCCATTGCTATGTTAATCTATGTACTAACAATATTATGAAGTAAGGCAATTTTGTGTACATTATATTGGGATGCAAGCTGAATTCCTATTAATCAGCTTcaaccatacatacatacatacatacatacatacatatatatatatgaagttaAGAACGTAAGTGCTGTTAAATGGTACATTACTCAGATTGGTAATATATTGGTGCCGAATGTTCTAAAATTTTACCAGCATTACTGGTAATATATTAATGCCAAATTTGACTaattattgtttatatatattcaaaaatttcagatttgataaAGATAAAATGGcaataatgaataaaaatacTAACTTTTTGAGATCTTATTTAATGAAGGGAAGTTGAATATGGAAACTAAATCGACCTAAGGGAAATAAAAGCAAAATATGGAAAATATTTCTCGGGAAAACAAGTGTTATCCTTCATATATCTTGATGATTCTCTAACGCCGCCAGTTTTCCCCCCTAAGTTTAcagcaagaagaagaagaaaaagaagacaaACGGCAACGTTAAGCCATTTTCATCCCAGgttaattttattgtaaattaaACATTTTTTGTATACATTTTGTTAcctatttattttatggttatgaTTTGCCGAGTGGACATTTTCAACAATGTGGATTGTATCTGATACAGCCGAAAGAGAATGTGCCTTGTCGAGATCTTGTTGAACTCGTGAAAACTACGAGCGATCAGATTGCTGCTCTAAAGGAACAATTGGAGGAAACATCAGAGGCGTTGAAAGATATGGAAAGCCGATACAGTTGTCTTACGGTGAAACAAATCTTAATTAATCGAGAACTGCAAGAT
Coding sequences within it:
- the LOC107941484 gene encoding factor of DNA methylation 4 isoform X2 yields the protein MASWQKLTPKDCNLWGWELQYNVTVRQLKGKNAALRLAFAEVYSKKKKKKKTNGNVKPFSSQPKENVPCRDLVELVKTTSDQIAALKEQLEETSEALKDMESRYSCLTVKQILINRELQDARKESISGLNDVLTSRTTLVVKKMGEIDRKAFEVASSGKFPNKDWQETCAKLCSLWQQNVQDPKWHPFKMINIRGNLQNRASLLLKLIYIKGIATR
- the LOC107941484 gene encoding factor of DNA methylation 4 isoform X3 — translated: MASWQKLTPKDCNLWGWELQYNVTVRQLKGKNAALRLAFAEVYSKKKKKKKTNGNVKPFSSQPKENVPCRDLVELVKTTSDQIAALKEQLEETSEALKDMESRYSCLTVKQILINRELQDARKESISGLNDVLTSRTTLVVKKMGEIDRKAFEVASSGKFPNKDWQETCAKLCSLWQQNVQDPKWHPFKMINIRGNLQCRK